Proteins found in one Herbiconiux sp. A18JL235 genomic segment:
- a CDS encoding MarR family winged helix-turn-helix transcriptional regulator, producing the protein MAPDVSPVAAWESLFRAQVTVMRQLATEFPTDIVSLNEYDVMFNLFIQPNKVLRIRDLGEKVLLTQPSISRLVDRLVARGILEKNDDPTDGRGTLVGLTEQGVAMYRQAAVQHAQSISAHMSGHLSPEELVELARLCDKLRTGVAGK; encoded by the coding sequence ATGGCCCCGGACGTATCGCCCGTCGCTGCCTGGGAGTCGCTCTTCCGGGCCCAGGTGACGGTGATGCGGCAACTCGCCACCGAGTTCCCGACCGACATCGTCTCGCTCAACGAGTACGACGTGATGTTCAACCTGTTCATCCAGCCGAACAAGGTGCTGCGCATCCGCGACCTCGGCGAGAAGGTGCTGCTCACCCAGCCCTCGATCAGCCGCTTGGTCGACAGGCTCGTCGCACGCGGGATCCTCGAGAAGAACGACGACCCGACCGATGGGCGGGGCACGCTCGTCGGTCTCACCGAGCAGGGCGTCGCGATGTACCGGCAGGCGGCCGTGCAGCACGCGCAGTCGATCAGCGCCCACATGAGCGGGCACCTCTCCCCCGAGGAGCTCGTCGAACTCGCCCGTCTCTGCGACAAGCTGCGCACCGGCGTCGCGGGCAAGTAG
- a CDS encoding cell wall-binding repeat-containing protein has protein sequence MAVSDRFSARVSTKLEVPSPGLFANDDMGHEGNVTITRLPAHGMYRPGGAGGGDFSYEPISGFVGVDEFEYCIAKGAAGTDCASDPATVTIRVGGPAVTRIAGVDRYEGAVKIAERTHPTTSLGLVVASGENYPDALSAGPVAAKAGVPMLLVQKGAVPTSTAAKITSLKPMSVTVVGGVNTISDAVIADIKTLLPAGATVTRVAGADRYEVSRKIAQSFGTSKHDYLTTGTNFPDALSSGAAAGAAGEPVLLVDGRQSSADSATLATITGLNSTSLTIAGGSDSLSSGIENSLKARVATTRVQGVDRYATSVELNKAAFTTAKTAYLATGTNYPDALVGGVIAAANKAPLYVVPGNCVPQPVLDEFTRLGTTNVVLLGGTNSLSPEVENLVACR, from the coding sequence GTGGCCGTCTCGGACCGGTTCTCTGCCCGGGTCTCGACCAAGCTGGAAGTGCCATCGCCGGGCCTCTTCGCAAATGACGACATGGGTCATGAGGGAAACGTGACCATCACTCGATTACCTGCGCACGGCATGTACAGACCTGGAGGTGCGGGCGGCGGCGACTTTTCTTACGAACCCATTTCTGGGTTCGTCGGGGTGGACGAATTTGAGTACTGCATCGCCAAGGGGGCTGCCGGTACGGACTGCGCCTCCGACCCGGCGACCGTAACGATCCGAGTGGGCGGGCCGGCGGTCACGCGGATTGCGGGGGTGGATCGGTATGAGGGGGCGGTGAAGATTGCGGAACGGACGCATCCGACGACCTCGCTGGGGCTCGTGGTGGCCTCGGGGGAGAACTATCCCGATGCGTTGAGTGCGGGGCCGGTGGCCGCGAAGGCCGGCGTGCCGATGCTGCTGGTGCAGAAGGGGGCTGTGCCGACATCGACGGCGGCGAAGATCACGAGCCTCAAGCCGATGAGCGTCACTGTCGTCGGGGGCGTCAACACGATCTCCGACGCAGTGATCGCTGACATCAAGACGTTGCTCCCCGCCGGCGCGACGGTGACTCGGGTCGCCGGGGCCGACCGCTACGAGGTGAGCCGCAAAATCGCTCAGAGTTTCGGTACCTCCAAGCACGACTACCTCACGACCGGCACGAACTTCCCGGATGCCCTCTCCTCGGGGGCTGCCGCCGGCGCGGCAGGCGAACCGGTGCTTCTGGTCGATGGGCGACAGTCATCGGCCGACTCGGCGACGCTCGCCACGATCACGGGCCTGAACTCGACCTCGCTCACCATCGCCGGCGGTTCCGATTCACTGTCTTCTGGTATCGAGAACTCGCTCAAGGCGCGGGTGGCGACCACCCGGGTGCAGGGTGTCGACCGATACGCCACCTCCGTCGAGCTCAACAAGGCAGCATTCACCACCGCGAAGACGGCTTACCTCGCCACAGGCACCAACTACCCGGATGCTCTTGTGGGCGGCGTTATCGCCGCGGCCAACAAGGCGCCGCTCTATGTGGTGCCCGGCAACTGCGTGCCCCAGCCGGTGCTCGACGAGTTCACGCGACTGGGTACGACGAATGTCGTGCTCCTCGGTGGCACCAACTCGCTGAGTCCCGAGGTGGAGAACCTCGTCGCCTGCAGGTGA
- the upp gene encoding uracil phosphoribosyltransferase, with protein MRVHVADHPLITHKLTVLRDVNTPSPTFRALAEELVTLLAYEATRNVTVVPVTVQTPVAETHGVAIAEPRPLVVPILRAGLGMLEGMVKLVPSAEVGFLGMVRNEETLEPTTYAERLPDDLSDRQCFVLDPMLATGGSLSAAIEFLFERGTQDVTAICLLGAPEGVAALEKATEGRDVTLVLGALDEKLNEKGYIVPGLGDAGDRLYGTV; from the coding sequence ATGCGAGTCCACGTTGCCGATCACCCGCTCATCACCCACAAGCTCACCGTGCTGCGCGACGTGAACACGCCGTCGCCCACGTTCCGCGCGCTCGCCGAAGAGCTGGTCACCCTCCTGGCCTATGAGGCCACCCGCAACGTCACCGTGGTGCCCGTCACCGTGCAGACCCCGGTCGCCGAGACCCACGGCGTCGCCATCGCCGAGCCGCGGCCGCTCGTGGTGCCCATCCTCCGCGCGGGGCTCGGCATGCTCGAGGGCATGGTGAAGCTGGTGCCGAGCGCCGAGGTGGGGTTCCTCGGCATGGTGCGCAACGAGGAGACCCTCGAGCCCACCACGTATGCCGAGCGGCTGCCCGACGACCTGTCGGACCGGCAGTGCTTCGTGCTCGACCCCATGCTCGCCACCGGCGGTTCGCTGTCGGCGGCGATCGAGTTCCTGTTCGAGCGCGGCACGCAAGACGTCACCGCGATCTGCCTGCTCGGAGCCCCCGAGGGCGTCGCCGCGCTCGAGAAGGCGACCGAGGGCCGCGACGTCACGCTCGTGCTCGGCGCCCTCGACGAGAAGCTCAACGAGAAGGGCTACATCGTCCCCGGCCTCGGCGACGCCGGCGACCGCCTCTACGGCACCGTCTGA
- a CDS encoding LuxR C-terminal-related transcriptional regulator — MREALGASPDDEGFERMLRTACAFALRRHRVDLLEGRRESIARLPVGVERDAVLATFKLGEGDLAGAVAMVMAAGRGEVGVSGAPSEPSEPSAAGAASEPSAAGAAGAPSEPSAAHAAGAPSEPSAAGAPSAASVPAGAVAVPGVPGVPGVLSAPWLRAAALVHVGLGALAAGDWARAEQCARAAAVVVDSSAPSSGDGAPDDESIPFDLLGMAAIVEAHTDVADNAYRHLDAALSPLRARNRLTSAHAFALLALGDVQLLRGELAAAAVNITRGGRLVTADRPGLTTHAAVALAFVRVRQGRWSDAADGIDRLVPADATIEHAWIRTQVLAVRGLVQMLQGDVAGGAALLAESEEGAAATPSYIASIVRLHGRIIVAIAAGDWRGLERHLDDAEEPGYRHPYRLGEWNALKLLAAWHLRHLAQFRRRLSEWSLNPAAADDPYYWAFGAILAEHQGRFADGLVAIRRAIGAIDADLDPLGRAWVRIVAGTYLGRYGKDGEPDPVEALASYDEACNELREIGAAAFVARCEALSNALVDDLELARRTEPASVLSPQQLRIATAVAHGYTSDEIAGMEHLSKRTIDYHVANIMRRLGITARREIARLLAVRPDPPSP; from the coding sequence GTGCGCGAGGCCCTGGGTGCGTCGCCGGACGACGAGGGATTCGAGCGGATGCTGCGCACGGCGTGCGCCTTCGCGTTGCGACGCCACCGGGTCGACCTCCTCGAGGGGCGGCGGGAGTCGATCGCGCGGTTGCCCGTGGGAGTGGAGCGGGATGCGGTGCTCGCGACGTTCAAGCTGGGGGAGGGGGATCTCGCGGGGGCGGTCGCGATGGTGATGGCGGCCGGAAGGGGTGAGGTCGGTGTTTCGGGTGCCCCGAGTGAGCCGAGTGAGCCGAGTGCGGCGGGTGCGGCGAGTGAGCCGAGTGCGGCGGGTGCGGCGGGTGCGCCGAGTGAGCCGAGTGCGGCGCATGCGGCGGGTGCGCCGAGTGAGCCGAGTGCGGCGGGTGCGCCGAGTGCGGCGAGTGTGCCGGCGGGCGCGGTGGCTGTGCCGGGTGTGCCGGGTGTTCCGGGTGTGCTGTCGGCGCCGTGGCTTCGGGCCGCAGCGCTCGTGCACGTGGGGCTGGGGGCGCTCGCGGCGGGTGACTGGGCCCGCGCTGAGCAGTGCGCCCGAGCCGCCGCGGTGGTCGTCGACTCTTCTGCGCCGTCTTCGGGCGATGGTGCGCCAGACGACGAGAGCATCCCGTTCGATCTGCTCGGCATGGCCGCCATCGTGGAGGCGCACACCGACGTCGCCGACAACGCCTACCGCCACCTCGACGCGGCGCTATCGCCGTTGCGCGCACGCAACCGGCTCACCTCGGCGCACGCCTTCGCTCTTCTCGCGCTCGGCGATGTGCAGCTGCTTCGCGGCGAGCTCGCCGCTGCGGCGGTGAACATCACCCGCGGCGGGCGCCTGGTGACCGCGGATCGACCCGGACTCACCACGCATGCCGCAGTGGCGCTGGCCTTCGTGCGGGTGCGGCAGGGGAGATGGAGCGACGCTGCCGACGGCATCGACCGCCTCGTGCCTGCCGATGCGACGATCGAGCACGCCTGGATCCGCACTCAGGTGCTGGCCGTGCGTGGCCTCGTACAGATGCTGCAGGGCGATGTGGCGGGCGGGGCCGCCCTCCTCGCGGAGTCGGAGGAGGGCGCCGCGGCGACGCCCTCGTACATCGCGTCGATCGTGAGGCTGCACGGCCGCATCATCGTGGCCATCGCCGCCGGCGACTGGCGAGGGCTCGAACGGCATCTCGACGATGCCGAGGAGCCGGGGTACCGGCATCCGTACCGTCTGGGGGAGTGGAACGCCCTGAAGCTGCTGGCGGCGTGGCATCTTCGGCATCTGGCGCAGTTCCGCCGCCGCCTCTCGGAGTGGTCGCTCAACCCCGCGGCCGCCGACGACCCGTACTACTGGGCGTTCGGGGCGATCCTCGCCGAGCATCAGGGCCGCTTCGCCGACGGACTGGTCGCCATCAGGCGGGCGATCGGGGCGATCGATGCCGATCTCGATCCGCTCGGGCGGGCGTGGGTGCGGATCGTCGCGGGCACCTACCTCGGGCGCTACGGGAAAGACGGCGAGCCCGACCCTGTGGAGGCACTCGCATCGTACGACGAGGCCTGCAACGAGCTGCGCGAGATCGGCGCGGCCGCATTCGTCGCCCGCTGCGAGGCGCTGAGCAACGCCCTCGTCGACGACCTCGAGCTGGCACGCCGCACCGAACCCGCGTCGGTGCTCTCGCCTCAGCAACTGCGCATCGCGACGGCCGTCGCCCACGGCTACACCAGTGACGAGATCGCGGGGATGGAGCATCTCTCCAAGCGCACCATCGACTACCACGTGGCGAACATCATGCGCCGCCTCGGCATCACCGCCCGCCGGGAGATCGCCCGCCTCCTGGCGGTGCGGCCCGACCCGCCTTCGCCCTGA
- a CDS encoding serine hydrolase domain-containing protein — protein MSARRTLTARCTLTARRTLVAALLAAATITALSAGAPAAASGTHGAPATDAAGVTVAASTPAAVMTPGLHATLESMVHDYRKQHDIVGLAVSVTTPNASGSGRDVTTFTTGTLELHGSEHVDTTTEFELGSETKVFTADLLAYLVAEGRVSLNDEVQKYAPADIVVPIWGDERKPLTLRDLATHQAGLPDYPENFGLGCGADDPGCANPRPGYEQMMMWHALQNHKLLWEPGTKWLYSNFGFGLLGMILSDVVTPDVPKSQPPAYQPALEGAFLDALGMSSTMLETDSARLATPYSPENGYAFPWDNTNAFSGAGGLISDADDMGTFVAAHLGYLSTDAPLGVREMATTLQPQRDISESCSLKPSPPHHPPADPASYECKQVDFQMGLGWQLHADGRNVGVPWAFKDGGTEGSSTETSLAPGLGVGVTTLYNQARSSESQQLATSMLAAIVAEALKPTPTPTPTPTPDPAPAPGPAPAPSPSGGSATPASLADTGNDAAGAGAAGLVALLLAAGGGTLLVGRARRAPRTGGRLRR, from the coding sequence ATGAGCGCCCGCCGCACCCTGACCGCCCGCTGCACCCTGACCGCCCGCCGCACCCTGGTCGCCGCCCTCCTCGCGGCCGCGACGATCACCGCGCTCTCCGCCGGGGCACCGGCCGCCGCATCCGGAACCCACGGAGCGCCGGCCACCGACGCAGCCGGCGTCACCGTTGCCGCCTCCACTCCCGCCGCGGTGATGACCCCCGGGCTCCACGCCACCCTCGAGTCGATGGTGCACGACTACCGGAAGCAGCACGACATCGTCGGGCTGGCCGTGTCGGTGACGACGCCGAACGCCTCCGGCTCGGGGCGCGACGTCACGACCTTCACCACCGGAACGCTCGAGCTCCACGGCAGCGAGCACGTCGACACCACCACCGAGTTCGAGCTCGGCTCCGAGACGAAGGTGTTCACCGCCGACCTCCTCGCCTACCTCGTCGCCGAGGGCAGGGTGTCGCTCAACGACGAGGTGCAGAAGTACGCACCCGCCGACATCGTGGTGCCCATCTGGGGCGACGAGCGCAAGCCGCTCACCCTGCGCGACCTCGCCACCCACCAGGCGGGCCTGCCCGACTACCCCGAGAACTTCGGCCTCGGCTGCGGCGCCGACGACCCCGGATGCGCGAACCCGCGACCAGGCTACGAACAGATGATGATGTGGCACGCCCTCCAGAACCACAAGCTGCTCTGGGAGCCCGGAACGAAATGGCTGTACTCCAACTTCGGGTTCGGCCTGCTCGGCATGATCCTCTCCGATGTCGTCACGCCAGACGTGCCGAAGTCGCAGCCGCCCGCCTACCAACCCGCCCTGGAAGGCGCCTTCCTCGACGCGCTCGGCATGTCATCGACAATGCTCGAGACCGACAGCGCCCGCCTGGCCACCCCGTACTCCCCCGAGAACGGTTACGCCTTCCCCTGGGACAACACCAACGCGTTCAGCGGGGCCGGCGGACTCATCTCCGACGCCGACGACATGGGCACCTTCGTCGCCGCGCATCTCGGCTACCTGTCGACGGATGCTCCCCTCGGCGTGAGAGAGATGGCCACGACCCTGCAGCCCCAGCGCGACATCTCCGAGAGCTGCTCGCTGAAGCCGTCGCCGCCGCACCACCCGCCGGCGGACCCGGCGTCGTACGAGTGCAAGCAGGTCGACTTCCAGATGGGGCTCGGCTGGCAACTGCACGCCGACGGGCGGAACGTCGGTGTGCCGTGGGCGTTCAAGGACGGCGGCACCGAGGGGTCGAGCACGGAGACCTCGCTGGCTCCGGGCCTCGGTGTGGGGGTCACCACGCTCTACAACCAGGCGAGGTCGAGCGAGTCGCAGCAGCTCGCGACGTCGATGCTCGCGGCGATCGTCGCGGAGGCGCTCAAGCCGACACCGACCCCGACGCCGACGCCGACGCCCGACCCCGCTCCAGCACCTGGGCCCGCTCCAGCACCGTCGCCCTCGGGCGGCTCCGCCACCCCGGCCTCCCTCGCCGACACCGGGAACGACGCCGCGGGTGCCGGGGCGGCAGGGCTCGTCGCACTCCTGCTGGCCGCGGGCGGAGGCACGCTGCTGGTCGGGCGCGCGCGGCGCGCACCACGGACGGGTGGCCGGCTGCGCCGCTGA
- a CDS encoding winged helix-turn-helix domain-containing protein: MSIAPLEAPRTATVSSISSAARVSPVPSASSPVRDDVAAAPRVRAVPAGTEARGFVLYVGIDEDKAAADGTDLGEIVEQLKALAAKLAPSSETYAAVALAPRGVGGRDVEVVRLALQDPAALAKHRQAPEADEDRARDGVVVDLSRKRVLLDNNPANLTYKEFELLQYLVLREGRTIERAELISALWSAGDEEAPNERTIDVHVRRLRSKLGDYEDIVRTVRGVGYRFDRHADVSVRHTSTPSPDLF; this comes from the coding sequence ATGTCGATCGCACCCCTCGAAGCCCCTCGCACTGCCACCGTTTCTTCCATCTCCTCCGCCGCCCGGGTCTCGCCGGTTCCCTCCGCATCGTCGCCCGTTCGCGACGACGTCGCCGCGGCGCCGCGCGTTCGCGCGGTTCCCGCCGGAACCGAAGCCCGCGGCTTCGTGCTCTACGTCGGTATCGACGAAGACAAGGCTGCCGCCGACGGCACCGACCTCGGCGAGATCGTGGAGCAGCTCAAGGCTCTCGCCGCGAAGCTCGCCCCCTCGTCGGAGACCTACGCCGCCGTCGCTCTCGCCCCTCGCGGCGTGGGTGGACGCGACGTCGAGGTCGTGCGGCTCGCGCTGCAAGACCCCGCCGCGCTCGCGAAGCACCGCCAGGCGCCCGAGGCCGACGAAGACCGCGCTCGTGACGGCGTCGTTGTCGACCTGTCGCGCAAGCGCGTGCTGCTCGACAACAACCCCGCGAACCTCACCTACAAGGAGTTCGAGCTGCTGCAGTACCTGGTGCTGCGGGAGGGTCGCACCATCGAGCGCGCGGAGCTCATCTCGGCACTGTGGAGCGCGGGCGACGAGGAGGCGCCGAACGAGCGCACCATCGACGTGCACGTGCGTCGTCTGCGCTCGAAGCTCGGCGACTACGAAGACATCGTGCGCACGGTGCGCGGGGTGGGCTACCGCTTCGACCGCCACGCCGACGTGAGCGTGCGTCACACCTCGACCCCCTCGCCCGACCTGTTCTAA
- a CDS encoding MFS transporter has product MTPTSPTPPPVEGKARWQAFAICVAVAALTILDLSKVNVGLPSIEESLGANSSQLQIIVAGYALAFGLALVPLGRLGDLYSRKVLFIVGLSGFTAASALCALAPNIEMLVAARILQGVAAGVQMPQVLGLVQQLFRGEERGRAFGVFGATIGVATAFGPTLGGLLIAVGGATDGWRLLFWMNVPLGVIALIFALKLLPAKQPHQPGPRDLDLIGIVLLGASVFTFMLPFVLTTGGPDDSPWRWLWLAACAVFVALFIVWERRYERVGKSPAIRFGLFSIGSYRNGLLLAAANFAAVPSIFLLTTLFLQQGLGFEPVFAGMVSISYALTSAVASLIGGRLVTRLGRKLVVMGLAVSIVGFALVLLAAVLPPADWSIWLMAAAMAVAGAGGGFVVSPNQTLTLAEIPVTEGGTAGSMAQVGQRVGTAVGVAAATSIFFSTLYREGSTAADDVMLYHDGFRNAFFVPLALLGVALVIGLVDLRRRHREADGAADARDTPGAPHGDPVAEQSSS; this is encoded by the coding sequence ATGACCCCCACCTCACCCACCCCGCCCCCGGTGGAGGGCAAAGCCCGGTGGCAGGCTTTCGCGATCTGCGTCGCCGTCGCCGCCCTCACCATCCTCGACCTCTCGAAGGTCAACGTCGGCCTGCCGTCGATCGAGGAGTCGCTGGGCGCCAACTCGAGTCAGTTGCAGATCATCGTCGCCGGCTACGCCCTCGCCTTCGGCCTGGCACTCGTGCCCTTGGGCCGGCTCGGTGACCTCTACTCGCGCAAAGTGCTCTTCATCGTCGGCCTGTCGGGTTTCACCGCGGCGAGCGCCCTGTGCGCGCTGGCGCCGAACATCGAGATGCTGGTGGCGGCGCGCATCCTCCAGGGTGTCGCCGCCGGGGTGCAGATGCCGCAGGTGCTCGGGCTCGTGCAGCAGCTGTTCCGCGGCGAGGAGCGGGGCCGCGCCTTCGGTGTCTTCGGTGCCACGATCGGCGTCGCCACGGCATTCGGTCCGACGCTCGGTGGCCTCCTCATCGCCGTGGGCGGCGCGACCGACGGCTGGCGCCTGCTGTTCTGGATGAACGTGCCCCTCGGCGTCATCGCCCTGATCTTCGCGTTGAAGCTGCTGCCGGCGAAGCAGCCGCACCAGCCGGGCCCCCGCGATCTCGATCTCATCGGCATCGTGCTGCTCGGCGCATCCGTGTTCACCTTCATGCTGCCGTTCGTGCTCACGACCGGCGGGCCGGACGACAGCCCGTGGCGGTGGCTGTGGCTCGCTGCCTGCGCCGTCTTCGTCGCCCTGTTCATCGTGTGGGAGCGGCGCTACGAGCGGGTGGGCAAGTCGCCCGCCATCCGCTTCGGCCTGTTCTCGATCGGCTCCTACCGCAACGGCCTGCTGCTCGCCGCGGCGAACTTCGCGGCGGTGCCGTCGATCTTCCTGCTGACGACCCTGTTCCTGCAGCAGGGCCTCGGGTTCGAGCCGGTGTTCGCAGGCATGGTGAGCATCTCGTACGCGCTGACCTCGGCCGTGGCGTCACTCATCGGCGGCCGTCTCGTGACGCGGCTCGGCCGCAAGCTCGTGGTGATGGGCCTCGCCGTCTCGATCGTCGGGTTCGCCCTGGTGCTTCTCGCCGCCGTGCTGCCCCCGGCCGACTGGTCGATCTGGTTGATGGCCGCCGCGATGGCTGTGGCGGGCGCCGGCGGTGGGTTCGTGGTGTCGCCGAACCAGACCCTGACGCTCGCGGAGATTCCCGTCACCGAGGGCGGCACGGCAGGCTCGATGGCCCAGGTCGGGCAGCGGGTCGGCACAGCAGTCGGTGTCGCCGCGGCGACGTCGATCTTCTTCTCGACCCTCTACCGCGAAGGGTCGACCGCTGCCGACGACGTCATGCTCTACCACGACGGCTTCCGCAACGCGTTCTTCGTACCGCTCGCGCTGCTCGGGGTCGCCCTCGTGATCGGACTCGTCGATCTGCGCCGACGGCACCGGGAGGCCGACGGCGCAGCGGATGCGCGTGACACACCCGGTGCGCCGCACGGCGATCCGGTGGCCGAGCAGTCATCCTCGTAG
- a CDS encoding amidohydrolase, whose amino-acid sequence MSTPMLVLAEIRTMDREGSRAGAVLVVDGRIAAVGSEAEVRAVASALGGAEGGEGAEGAQGAQGGEAAEDAQGGAQAGAHAGGWHDPGDADAGLRVVRVAEGAVVLPGFVEAHGHPSDSAVVLSRFMVDIRPVTLATADEVWAAIRQGVAERPDGAYFNGWDGLLQTGLTDPTIDELDEVGGATPVVILHNSGHVAYFNRAAARQAGVTKETPDPPGARWGKDARGELDGKAYETGAVFTIVGPTLATAGAALPELLGTYLASLNAVGITTVGDLSWDQRKRPAIEAARASGGVTARLRLYEMSAPGARASVEVNAGDELVRQVGVKTWADGSPWVGNILISFPYLDSEGTRSIGVEPGSHGSANYDRAQLDAIVEQYFPEGWQLACHVHGDRAVDLVLDTWEAMLERHPRSDHRLRMEHVGAMTPEQFERAARLGVTASLLIDHVYYWGDVLVDDLFGAEHGGPWANARAALDAGLRISFHNDGTVTPAEPLRNMSVAMTRTTRHGRRMPGAAGVTIDEAVRAQTIDAAWQLFSDHEVGSIEVGKLADFVVLSGDPYAVAPDELPSLRVLETYLAGERVFAAAG is encoded by the coding sequence ATGTCGACCCCAATGCTGGTTCTTGCCGAGATACGAACCATGGATCGCGAGGGGTCGCGGGCGGGGGCCGTGCTCGTGGTGGACGGGCGGATCGCGGCGGTGGGGAGTGAGGCCGAGGTGCGGGCGGTCGCGAGCGCGCTGGGCGGAGCCGAGGGCGGCGAAGGCGCCGAGGGCGCGCAGGGCGCGCAGGGCGGAGAAGCGGCCGAGGACGCGCAGGGCGGAGCCCAGGCCGGCGCGCACGCGGGCGGCTGGCACGACCCCGGCGACGCCGATGCGGGGCTGCGGGTGGTGCGGGTGGCGGAGGGGGCCGTGGTGCTGCCGGGGTTCGTGGAGGCGCACGGGCATCCGAGTGACAGTGCCGTGGTGCTGAGCCGGTTCATGGTCGACATCAGGCCGGTGACCCTGGCGACGGCCGACGAGGTGTGGGCGGCGATCCGGCAGGGGGTCGCCGAGCGACCCGACGGGGCGTACTTCAACGGATGGGACGGGCTGCTGCAGACCGGGCTGACCGACCCGACGATCGACGAGCTCGACGAGGTGGGCGGGGCGACGCCTGTGGTCATCCTCCACAACTCGGGTCACGTGGCGTACTTCAACCGCGCGGCCGCGAGGCAGGCGGGCGTGACGAAGGAGACGCCCGATCCGCCCGGTGCGCGGTGGGGGAAGGATGCGCGGGGCGAGCTCGACGGCAAGGCGTACGAGACCGGCGCGGTCTTCACCATCGTCGGCCCGACGCTCGCGACCGCCGGCGCAGCGCTGCCGGAGCTGCTCGGGACGTATCTCGCGTCGCTCAACGCGGTGGGCATCACGACGGTCGGCGACCTGAGCTGGGACCAGCGCAAGCGGCCGGCGATCGAGGCGGCACGAGCATCCGGGGGTGTGACGGCGAGGCTCCGGCTGTACGAGATGTCGGCGCCCGGAGCGCGGGCGAGCGTCGAGGTGAACGCGGGCGATGAGCTGGTGCGGCAGGTGGGCGTGAAGACCTGGGCCGACGGGTCGCCCTGGGTGGGGAACATCCTCATCTCGTTCCCCTACCTCGACTCGGAGGGAACGCGATCGATCGGCGTGGAGCCCGGGTCGCACGGCTCGGCGAACTACGACCGCGCCCAGCTCGACGCGATCGTGGAGCAGTACTTCCCCGAGGGGTGGCAGCTCGCCTGCCACGTGCACGGCGACCGAGCCGTCGACCTCGTGCTCGACACCTGGGAGGCGATGCTCGAGCGGCACCCGCGCTCCGACCACCGGCTGCGCATGGAGCACGTCGGCGCCATGACGCCCGAGCAGTTCGAACGCGCCGCGCGCCTCGGTGTGACCGCGAGTCTGCTCATCGACCACGTCTACTACTGGGGAGATGTGCTCGTCGACGACCTGTTCGGCGCCGAGCACGGCGGACCGTGGGCGAACGCCCGCGCGGCGCTCGACGCGGGGCTGCGCATCTCGTTCCACAACGACGGCACCGTCACCCCGGCCGAACCCCTGCGCAACATGTCGGTGGCCATGACCCGCACCACCCGCCACGGACGACGGATGCCCGGCGCCGCAGGGGTGACCATCGACGAGGCTGTGCGGGCACAGACGATCGACGCCGCATGGCAGCTGTTCTCCGACCACGAGGTCGGCAGCATCGAGGTGGGCAAGCTCGCCGATTTCGTCGTGCTGTCGGGCGACCCCTACGCCGTGGCGCCCGACGAACTGCCGTCGCTGCGCGTGCTCGAGACGTATCTCGCCGGGGAGCGGGTGTTCGCTGCTGCCGGGTGA
- a CDS encoding DUF6790 family protein, with protein MISDVISTVLAAVIGNYLISCFVLGLLIAVVKVLRWKGQRTASVVSGFFVNEFIFYALGVAFAINFVMHSVFGDYAAKTIGWSQSPFQLELALASLGFAIVCFLVYSRKAQFRAKVGVVVGAAVSGLGDAAGHVYQMVVNDDYAINNTGLLLIGDIAINLIGVAFIVWHAVARRSDSVHPTDATTPRTQTDARLTATAQVTR; from the coding sequence GTGATCTCCGACGTCATCTCGACCGTGCTGGCCGCCGTCATCGGCAACTACCTCATCAGCTGTTTCGTCCTCGGCCTTCTCATCGCCGTGGTGAAGGTGCTGCGCTGGAAGGGGCAGCGCACCGCATCCGTCGTCTCGGGCTTCTTCGTCAACGAGTTCATCTTCTACGCCCTGGGCGTCGCGTTCGCCATCAACTTCGTCATGCACTCCGTCTTCGGCGACTACGCGGCGAAGACGATCGGATGGTCGCAGTCGCCCTTCCAGCTCGAACTCGCCCTCGCCAGCCTCGGCTTCGCGATCGTGTGCTTCCTCGTCTACAGCCGCAAGGCGCAATTCCGCGCCAAGGTGGGCGTGGTCGTGGGCGCGGCGGTCTCGGGCCTCGGCGACGCCGCCGGGCACGTCTACCAGATGGTCGTGAACGACGACTACGCCATCAACAACACCGGGCTGCTGCTCATCGGCGACATCGCGATCAACCTCATCGGGGTGGCGTTCATCGTCTGGCACGCCGTCGCGCGCCGCTCCGACAGCGTGCACCCCACCGACGCGACGACCCCTCGAACCCAGACGGATGCGCGGCTCACCGCGACGGCGCAGGTCACGCGATGA